The proteins below come from a single Microtus ochrogaster isolate Prairie Vole_2 chromosome 22, MicOch1.0, whole genome shotgun sequence genomic window:
- the Sh3gl1 gene encoding endophilin-A2 — translation MSVAGLKKQFYKASQLVSEKVGGAEGTKLDDDFKEMEKKVDVTSKAVAEVLVRTIEYLQPNPASRAKLTMLNTVSKIRGQVKNPGYPQSEGLLGECMVRHGKELGGESNFGDALLDAGESMKRLAEVKDSLDIEVKQNFIDPLQNLCDKDLKEIQHHLKKLEGRRLDFDYKKKRQGKIPDEELRQALEKFEESKEVAETSMHNLLETDIEQVSQLSALVDAQLDYHRQAVQILEELADKLKRRVQEASSRPRREFKPRPREPFDLGEPEQPNGGFPSAPAPKITASSSFRSADKPARTPSRSMPPLDQPSCKALYDFEPENDGELGFREGDLITLTNQIDENWYEGMLHGQSGFFPLSYVQVLVPLPQ, via the exons ATGTCGGTGGCGGGGCTAAAGAAACAGTTCTACAAGGCGAGCCAG CTGGTCAGCGAGAAGGTTGGTGGGGCTGAGGGCACCAAGCTGGACGATGACTTCAAAGAGATGGAAAAG AAGGTGGATGTTACCAGCAAGGCCGTGGCAGAGGTGCTGGTCAGAACCATCGAGTACCTGCAGCCCAACCCAG CCTCACGGGCTAAGCTGACGATGCTGAACACTGTATCGAAGATCCGGGGCCAAGTGAAGAACCCTGGCTACCCACAGTCAGAGGGGCTGCTGGGCGAATGCATGGTCCGCCACGGCAAGGAACTGGGTGGAGAGTCCAATTTTG gTGATGCCCTGCTGGATGCAGGTGAGTCCATGAAGCGCTTGGCTGAGGTGAAGGACTCACTGGACATTGAAGTCAAACAGAATTTCATCGACCCGCTGCAGAATCTGTGTGACAAGGACCTGAAGGAGATCCAG CACCACCTGAAGAAACTGGAGGGCCGCCGTCTGGACTTTGACTACAAGAAGAAACGACAGGGCAAGATCCCTGATGAGGAGCTGCGGCAGGCCCTGGAGAAGTTTGAGGAGTCCAAGGAGGTGGCAGAGACCAGCATGCACAACCTCCTGGAGACTGAT ATTGAGCAGGTGAGTCAGCTCTCAGCCCTGGTGGATGCCCAGCTGGACTACCATCGGCAGGCAGTGCAGATCCTGGAGGAGCTGGCAGACAAGCTGAAGCGTCG GGTGCAGGAAGCCTCCTCACGCCCCAGGCGGGAGTTCAAGCCCCGGCCACGGGAGCCCTTCGACCTTGGAGAGCCAGAGCAGCCCAatgggggattcccctctgcCCCAGCACCCAAGATCACAG CTTCCTCGTCATTCAGATCAGCAGACAAGCCCGCCAGGACCCCCAGCAGGAGTATGC CACCCCTGGACCAGCCAAGCTGCAAGGCACTATATGACTTTGAGCCTGAGAATGACGGTGAGCTGGGCTTCCGCGAGGGCGACCTCATCACACTCACCAACCAGATCGATGAGAACTGGTACGAGGGGATGCTGCACGGCCAGTCAGGCTTCTTCCCACTCAGCTATGTGCAGGTGCTGGTGCCCCTGCCTCAGTGA
- the Mpnd gene encoding MPN domain-containing protein isoform X1 gives MAARRCLVAAPEPLSPAAVADEAPEEDEDDAEAEDPERGAGSGARSGSLSGIGGSTVGPGLTLGGALTRRAVTLRVLLKDELLEPGEGVLSIYYLGRKFIGDLQPDGRILWQETGQVFNSPSAWATHCKKLVNPAKKSGCGWASVKYKGQKLDKYKAAWLRRHQLHVPVAAADESPTSEGEEEELLLEEDEEDVLAGVSAEDKGRRPPGKVSEPEATTLGKRVDKVQVPVRYCMLGSRDSARNPHTLVEVTSFAAINKFQPFNVAVSSNVLFLLDFHCHLTRSEVVGYLGGRWDINNQMLTVLRAFPCRSRLGDTDTAATVEEEIHQVLFLRGLSLVGWYHSHPHSPAVPSLQDIDAQMEYQLRLQGSSNGFQPCLALLCSPYYSGNPGPESKICPFWVMPPPEQRPSDYGIPMDVEMAYVQDSFLTSDVLQEMVLLAEFYKGAPDLVRFQEAWSPEHTYLDKLKMSLASRTPKDQGMCHVLEQVCSMLKQGS, from the exons ATGGCAG CCCGTCGCTGTCTCGTTGCAGCTCCCGAGCCTCTGTCCCCTGCGGCCGTGGCCGATGAAGCGCCGGAAGAGGATGAGGACGACGCGGAGGCCGAGGACCCCGAGCGCGGGGCGGGCAGCGGAGCGCGCAGCGGCAGCCTCAGTGGCATTGGAGGCAGCACGGTTGGGCCTGGGCTGACCCTGGGGGGCGCGCTTACGAGGCGCGCGGTCACGCTGCGGGTGCTGCTCAAAGACGAGCTGCTGGAGCCCGGCGAAGGGGTGCTATCTATCTACTACCTG GGCAGGAAGTTCATTGGGGACCTGCAGCCGGATGGCAGGATCCTGTGGCAGGAAACTGGACAAGTCTTCAACTCACCCAGCGCCTGGGCGACACACTGTAAGAAGCTCGTCAACCCGGCCAAGAAGTCCGGCTGTGGCTGGGCGTCGGTCAAGTACAAGGGCCAGAAACTTGACAAGTACAAGGCTGCCTGGCTCCGCCGACACCAGCTGCATGTGCCAGTAGCTGCTGCTGATGAG AGTCCCACCagtgaaggggaggaggaggagctgctaCTGGAGGAGGACGAAGAAGATGTGCTGGCGGGGGTCTCAGCAGAGGACAAAGGCCGCAGACCGCCTGGGAAGGTCTCTGAGCCAG AGGCCACAACCCTGGGCAAGCGTGTGGACAAGGTCCAGGTGCCAGTGCGTTACTGCATGCTGGGTAGTCGTGACTCTGCCAG GAACCCCCACACTCTGGTAGAAGTCACATCCTTTGCTGCCATCAACAAGTTCCAGCCATTCAACGTGGCCGTTTCCAGTAACGTGCTGTTCCTCTTG GACTTCCACTGTCACCTGACTCGGAGTGAGGTCGTGGGCTACCTTGGTGGTCGCTGGGACATTAACAATCAGA TGCTGACCGTGCTGAGAGCCTTCCCCTGCAGGAGTCGGCTGGGGGACACTGATACAGCGGCCACTGTTGAAGAGGAG ATCCATCAGGTGCTGTTCCTTCGAGGCCTGTCCCTGGTGGGTTGGTACCACAGTCACCCACACAGCCCCGCAGTGCCCTCCCTGCAGGACATCGACGCACAGATGGAGTACCAGCTAAGACTGCAAGGCTCCAGCAATGGCTTCCAGCCTTGCCTGGCCCTGCTGTGCT CCCCCTACTATTCTGGCAACCCAGGCCCTGAGTCCAAGATCTGCCCTTTCTGGGTGATGCCTCCCCCCGAG CAAAGGCCCAGTGATTATGGCATCCCTATGGACGTAGAGATGGCGTATGTCCAGGACAGCTTCCTGACCAGTGATGTCCTTCAAGAGATG GTGCTGCTGGCGGAGTTCTACAAGGGCGCCCCTGACCTCGTGAGGTTCCAGGAGGCCTGGAGCCCAGAGCATACCTACCTGGACAAGCTCAAG ATGTCCTTGGCCAGCAGGACCCCAAAGGATCAGGGCATGTGCCATGTGCTGGAGCAGGTCTGCAGCATGCTCAAGCAGGGGAGCTGA
- the Mpnd gene encoding MPN domain-containing protein isoform X2, translating into MAAPEPLSPAAVADEAPEEDEDDAEAEDPERGAGSGARSGSLSGIGGSTVGPGLTLGGALTRRAVTLRVLLKDELLEPGEGVLSIYYLGRKFIGDLQPDGRILWQETGQVFNSPSAWATHCKKLVNPAKKSGCGWASVKYKGQKLDKYKAAWLRRHQLHVPVAAADESPTSEGEEEELLLEEDEEDVLAGVSAEDKGRRPPGKVSEPEATTLGKRVDKVQVPVRYCMLGSRDSARNPHTLVEVTSFAAINKFQPFNVAVSSNVLFLLDFHCHLTRSEVVGYLGGRWDINNQMLTVLRAFPCRSRLGDTDTAATVEEEIHQVLFLRGLSLVGWYHSHPHSPAVPSLQDIDAQMEYQLRLQGSSNGFQPCLALLCSPYYSGNPGPESKICPFWVMPPPEQQRPSDYGIPMDVEMAYVQDSFLTSDVLQEMVLLAEFYKGAPDLVRFQEAWSPEHTYLDKLKMSLASRTPKDQGMCHVLEQVCSMLKQGS; encoded by the exons ATGGCAG CTCCCGAGCCTCTGTCCCCTGCGGCCGTGGCCGATGAAGCGCCGGAAGAGGATGAGGACGACGCGGAGGCCGAGGACCCCGAGCGCGGGGCGGGCAGCGGAGCGCGCAGCGGCAGCCTCAGTGGCATTGGAGGCAGCACGGTTGGGCCTGGGCTGACCCTGGGGGGCGCGCTTACGAGGCGCGCGGTCACGCTGCGGGTGCTGCTCAAAGACGAGCTGCTGGAGCCCGGCGAAGGGGTGCTATCTATCTACTACCTG GGCAGGAAGTTCATTGGGGACCTGCAGCCGGATGGCAGGATCCTGTGGCAGGAAACTGGACAAGTCTTCAACTCACCCAGCGCCTGGGCGACACACTGTAAGAAGCTCGTCAACCCGGCCAAGAAGTCCGGCTGTGGCTGGGCGTCGGTCAAGTACAAGGGCCAGAAACTTGACAAGTACAAGGCTGCCTGGCTCCGCCGACACCAGCTGCATGTGCCAGTAGCTGCTGCTGATGAG AGTCCCACCagtgaaggggaggaggaggagctgctaCTGGAGGAGGACGAAGAAGATGTGCTGGCGGGGGTCTCAGCAGAGGACAAAGGCCGCAGACCGCCTGGGAAGGTCTCTGAGCCAG AGGCCACAACCCTGGGCAAGCGTGTGGACAAGGTCCAGGTGCCAGTGCGTTACTGCATGCTGGGTAGTCGTGACTCTGCCAG GAACCCCCACACTCTGGTAGAAGTCACATCCTTTGCTGCCATCAACAAGTTCCAGCCATTCAACGTGGCCGTTTCCAGTAACGTGCTGTTCCTCTTG GACTTCCACTGTCACCTGACTCGGAGTGAGGTCGTGGGCTACCTTGGTGGTCGCTGGGACATTAACAATCAGA TGCTGACCGTGCTGAGAGCCTTCCCCTGCAGGAGTCGGCTGGGGGACACTGATACAGCGGCCACTGTTGAAGAGGAG ATCCATCAGGTGCTGTTCCTTCGAGGCCTGTCCCTGGTGGGTTGGTACCACAGTCACCCACACAGCCCCGCAGTGCCCTCCCTGCAGGACATCGACGCACAGATGGAGTACCAGCTAAGACTGCAAGGCTCCAGCAATGGCTTCCAGCCTTGCCTGGCCCTGCTGTGCT CCCCCTACTATTCTGGCAACCCAGGCCCTGAGTCCAAGATCTGCCCTTTCTGGGTGATGCCTCCCCCCGAG CAGCAAAGGCCCAGTGATTATGGCATCCCTATGGACGTAGAGATGGCGTATGTCCAGGACAGCTTCCTGACCAGTGATGTCCTTCAAGAGATG GTGCTGCTGGCGGAGTTCTACAAGGGCGCCCCTGACCTCGTGAGGTTCCAGGAGGCCTGGAGCCCAGAGCATACCTACCTGGACAAGCTCAAG ATGTCCTTGGCCAGCAGGACCCCAAAGGATCAGGGCATGTGCCATGTGCTGGAGCAGGTCTGCAGCATGCTCAAGCAGGGGAGCTGA
- the Mpnd gene encoding MPN domain-containing protein isoform X3, with the protein MAARRCLVAAPEPLSPAAVADEAPEEDEDDAEAEDPERGAGSGARSGSLSGIGGSTVGPGLTLGGALTRRAVTLRVLLKDELLEPGEGVLSIYYLGRKFIGDLQPDGRILWQETGQVFNSPSAWATHCKKLVNPAKKSGCGWASVKYKGQKLDKYKAAWLRRHQLHVPVAAADESPTSEGEEEELLLEEDEEDVLAGVSAEDKGRRPPGKVSEPEATTLGKRVDKVQVPVRYCMLGSRDSARNPHTLVEVTSFAAINKFQPFNVAVSSNVLFLLDFHCHLTRSEVVGYLGGRWDINNQMLTVLRAFPCRSRLGDTDTAATVEEEIHQVLFLRGLSLVGWYHSHPHSPAVPSLQDIDAQMEYQLRLQGSSNGFQPCLALLCSPYYSGNPGPESKICPFWVMPPPEQQRPSDYGIPMDVEMAYVQDSFLTSDVLQEMVLLAEFYKGAPDLVRFQEAWSPEHTYLDKLKMSLASRTPKDQGMCHVLEQVCSMLKQGS; encoded by the exons ATGGCAG CCCGTCGCTGTCTCGTTGCAGCTCCCGAGCCTCTGTCCCCTGCGGCCGTGGCCGATGAAGCGCCGGAAGAGGATGAGGACGACGCGGAGGCCGAGGACCCCGAGCGCGGGGCGGGCAGCGGAGCGCGCAGCGGCAGCCTCAGTGGCATTGGAGGCAGCACGGTTGGGCCTGGGCTGACCCTGGGGGGCGCGCTTACGAGGCGCGCGGTCACGCTGCGGGTGCTGCTCAAAGACGAGCTGCTGGAGCCCGGCGAAGGGGTGCTATCTATCTACTACCTG GGCAGGAAGTTCATTGGGGACCTGCAGCCGGATGGCAGGATCCTGTGGCAGGAAACTGGACAAGTCTTCAACTCACCCAGCGCCTGGGCGACACACTGTAAGAAGCTCGTCAACCCGGCCAAGAAGTCCGGCTGTGGCTGGGCGTCGGTCAAGTACAAGGGCCAGAAACTTGACAAGTACAAGGCTGCCTGGCTCCGCCGACACCAGCTGCATGTGCCAGTAGCTGCTGCTGATGAG AGTCCCACCagtgaaggggaggaggaggagctgctaCTGGAGGAGGACGAAGAAGATGTGCTGGCGGGGGTCTCAGCAGAGGACAAAGGCCGCAGACCGCCTGGGAAGGTCTCTGAGCCAG AGGCCACAACCCTGGGCAAGCGTGTGGACAAGGTCCAGGTGCCAGTGCGTTACTGCATGCTGGGTAGTCGTGACTCTGCCAG GAACCCCCACACTCTGGTAGAAGTCACATCCTTTGCTGCCATCAACAAGTTCCAGCCATTCAACGTGGCCGTTTCCAGTAACGTGCTGTTCCTCTTG GACTTCCACTGTCACCTGACTCGGAGTGAGGTCGTGGGCTACCTTGGTGGTCGCTGGGACATTAACAATCAGA TGCTGACCGTGCTGAGAGCCTTCCCCTGCAGGAGTCGGCTGGGGGACACTGATACAGCGGCCACTGTTGAAGAGGAG ATCCATCAGGTGCTGTTCCTTCGAGGCCTGTCCCTGGTGGGTTGGTACCACAGTCACCCACACAGCCCCGCAGTGCCCTCCCTGCAGGACATCGACGCACAGATGGAGTACCAGCTAAGACTGCAAGGCTCCAGCAATGGCTTCCAGCCTTGCCTGGCCCTGCTGTGCT CCCCCTACTATTCTGGCAACCCAGGCCCTGAGTCCAAGATCTGCCCTTTCTGGGTGATGCCTCCCCCCGAG CAGCAAAGGCCCAGTGATTATGGCATCCCTATGGACGTAGAGATGGCGTATGTCCAGGACAGCTTCCTGACCAGTGATGTCCTTCAAGAGATG GTGCTGCTGGCGGAGTTCTACAAGGGCGCCCCTGACCTCGTGAGGTTCCAGGAGGCCTGGAGCCCAGAGCATACCTACCTGGACAAGCTCAAG ATGTCCTTGGCCAGCAGGACCCCAAAGGATCAGGGCATGTGCCATGTGCTGGAGCAGGTCTGCAGCATGCTCAAGCAGGGGAGCTGA